The following is a genomic window from Butyricimonas faecihominis.
GGAGGCCCAGTTGACGACTCACGTTACCCGTGTGCAGGTCAAGCGGGATCAATAGGGCAGAGGTTGGAATTTCTTTCCACAGGCCGAAATCCACTTCTCCGTCGTGTCTCACCATCCAACGCAAAAACATATTTACTCTCTTCGCTGCTGAACCCTTCTCCACGTTCGCGATATGTCGCAGTACTCTTGCCTCGGCAGGTAAAGAGGTGAAAACAGAATACCACTCTTTTAGAACTTCAAACATATCTTGATGCTTTTGGTAGGCCCGTGTGAAAACGGTTTCTAATCCCCCGTGATGGCGATAAATATTTGCTAGCGATTTCAAAAAGTAAACACAATCGTAGCTATTAAACGTGCGGTGCTTGAAATTGCAGAAACGTTCGTAGTCTTGATCTTCCGCCTGCATCACGAAATCATGGGGGGCATAATCCATTAATTGCATCAACTCCTTGCATTTCTTGATAATCGTGGGCCGCTGTCCCCATGCTAGCGATGCCGCTAGGAATCCGGCAATTTCGATGTCTTCTTTTTCCTCGAAACATTTCGGTATCTGAATCGGATCGGTCTCTATAAAGAATTCCGATTTATTGTATTCTAAATACTTTTCGTCAAGTAACTGTTTTAAATCCTTAGAAAACATTTGAATAATTTACGATTTATGACTTCCGATTTACGATTGAAAAAGCGTTGGTCCCGTGCGGTTGGAATCTAAAATCTAAAATTATTTGACCGCTCTCAACATCTCCCGTTTCCCCGGAGGACCGGGAAGGCGTTTAAGGTTGAAACCGATATTACGAAGAGCTTGTTTTACAGTCCCCTTCACGCAATAGGTCGTGAGAATTCCTTCCGGTTTAAGTGCTTTGTAAAACTTGGAAAGCATTGATTCCGTCCATAGGCGAGGTTGCACGTCGGGGGCGAAAGCATCGAAAAAGACCATATCAAAATATTTGTGAAAATTAACTTCTTCGAAATCTGCCCGATGCTTGTGGAGCGTGAAATAAGGGGTGATGACAACATCCTCTTCCCAAGGTGCGTCATGTAATTGTTGAAACAGGGGTGCATCTTCCGGGGTGAAGAGGTCAGAATAATTAATCTGTTCCACTTCTTGAGGTGTCAGTGGGTATTTCTCGAACGTGTGAAACACCACTTTACGTTCATTATCTCTCGCCTCAAGTAACGTTAGAAAAGCATTCAGTCCCGTTCCGAACCCGGCCTCCAGAACCCGGATATTCTTCTGTCCGTAGTATTCAATACCTGCTTTTATAAATATATGAATAGATTCCTGTATGGCCCCGTGAATAGAATGATAATGTTCATTTAGTTCCGGTATATACAAGGTAGTACTTCCGTCTTCCGTGGTAATAATTTCTCTATCCATCTTCTAACATAATTCTTGACGCAGTAGGTTGGCGAATTCGATGACATCATTTTCCGTGGTGTCAAACGAGCAAACCCATCTCACTTCGGCCGCATCTTCATCCCACACGTAAAAGAAACATTCATTCTGGAGTTTGGTAATTTTTTCTCGCGGGATGATAGCGAAAATCTCGTTTGCCTCAACCTTCTGCGTGATGCTCACAGAAGGAATCTGCTCTGCTGCGTTAGCAAGCTTTTGTGCCATGGCATTTGCGTGTGCGGCTGATTTCAACCATAAATTATCTTTTAGAACAGCCGAGAACTGGGCGGCGATAAAGCGCGATTTGGAATGTAGCTGCATCAACTGTTTACGGATATATTTCACCTCTTTCGACATTGTGGTGTTAAAGAAGACAACAGCTTCACCGAACATCATGCCGTTTTTGGTTCCCCCGAAGCTTAAAACGTCTATTCCCACTTCTTTCGTGATGCTGGCCGGGGTACATCCCAAGTATGCAACGGCATTTGCCAGACGGGCTCCGTCCATGTGAACATACATATCGTGGGCGTGTGCGAAGTCACAGATTTCTTTTAATTCATCATGCGTGTAGACTGTTCCGAGTTCAGTACACTGCGTTAGCGAGATGATCTTCGGTTGGGCGTGGTGTTGATCATCAAATCCATGCATGTGATTATGAATCAGTCCTAGGGAGAGTTTCCCGTCAAATGTGGGAACGGTCAGCAACTTGCTGCCGGTTTGTTTCTCGATAGCCCCGCACTCGTCCACGTTGATATGAGCTGTCTCTGCGCAAATGATCGCGTTATAGGAATGCGTGAAAGCCGAGAGACTCAATATATTGGCTCCCGTTCCATTATAAACGAAATACACGTCAATATCATCTCCGAATATTTGTTTGAAATCTTCGATGGCTTTTTCCGTGTATTTGTCTTCCCCGTAGGAATGTTGATGTCCGAAGGCTGATTCTTCCAGTGCTTTAAATACTTCCGGTAATACTCCGGAAAAATTGTCACTACCGAAACCTCTAAGTCCCATGAATAGAATAAATTAGTTTGTGGTTAAAAGAAAATAATGTATAATGAACAGAATATAAAAAGACTACCTCAAAGTAAATTTGAGGTAGTCGAAATATTAGGTTATCCTAAGAATGACAATAATATACCGGCTGCAACGGCAGAACCGATAACTCCGGCCACGTTCGGCCCCATGGCGTGCATCAACAGGAAGTTTCCTGGATTTGCTTCTTGTCCCACGTTCTGTGATACGCGGGCTGCCATCGGAACTGCAGAAACTCCGGCAGAACCGATCAACGGGTTGATCTTGTTCTTGGTGAACAAGTTCATGAATTTTGCCAGTAATACACCACCGGCACTACCTATACTGAAAGCTAGAACACCGATAACCAAAATGGCTAACGTTTGCAAGTTCAAGAATGCAGCTGCCGTAGTGGTTGCTCCAACGGAGATACCTAAGAATATCGTACAGATATTCATCAACTCATTTTGAACCGTTTTACTCAAACGTTCAACAACACCACATTCACGCATTAAGTTACCTAACATTAAGCATCCGATCAGGGGAGCTGCAGAAGGTAATAATAATGATACAAATATGGTTACAACGATCGGGAATACGATTTTCTCTTTTTTAGATACTTTACGCAATTGTTTCATTACAATCTCCCGTTCTTTCTGGGTTGTTAACGCTTTCATGATAGGTGGCTGTATCACAGGAACCAGTGCCATGTACGAGTAGGCAGCCACGGCAATGGGACCAAGTAATCCCGGTGCTAGCTTGGATGTCAAGTAAATCGCAGTTGGCCCGTCTGCACCTCCGATAATTCCGATAGATCCTGCCTCTGCATAAGTAAAGCCTAATGCAAGGGCTCCCAAGAACGTAGCGAAGATTCCGAGTTGGGCGGCAGCTCCCAAAAGAAAACTTTTAGGATTCGCCAATAATGGACCGAAATCCGTCATGGCTCCAACACCAATAAAAATAATACATGGGTAAATTCCTAATTTTACTCCTAGGTAAAGGTAGTCCAGTAAGCCAATGTTATTGGCATTCGTGAAAGCCTCCCAATGTACATG
Proteins encoded in this region:
- a CDS encoding TIGR02757 family protein, translating into MFSKDLKQLLDEKYLEYNKSEFFIETDPIQIPKCFEEKEDIEIAGFLAASLAWGQRPTIIKKCKELMQLMDYAPHDFVMQAEDQDYERFCNFKHRTFNSYDCVYFLKSLANIYRHHGGLETVFTRAYQKHQDMFEVLKEWYSVFTSLPAEARVLRHIANVEKGSAAKRVNMFLRWMVRHDGEVDFGLWKEIPTSALLIPLDLHTGNVSRQLGLLTRNQNDRKAVEELTARLREMDPVDPIRYDFSLFGLGAFEKYNRSNF
- the mnmD gene encoding tRNA (5-methylaminomethyl-2-thiouridine)(34)-methyltransferase MnmD, which gives rise to MDREIITTEDGSTTLYIPELNEHYHSIHGAIQESIHIFIKAGIEYYGQKNIRVLEAGFGTGLNAFLTLLEARDNERKVVFHTFEKYPLTPQEVEQINYSDLFTPEDAPLFQQLHDAPWEEDVVITPYFTLHKHRADFEEVNFHKYFDMVFFDAFAPDVQPRLWTESMLSKFYKALKPEGILTTYCVKGTVKQALRNIGFNLKRLPGPPGKREMLRAVK
- a CDS encoding threonine aldolase family protein — protein: MGLRGFGSDNFSGVLPEVFKALEESAFGHQHSYGEDKYTEKAIEDFKQIFGDDIDVYFVYNGTGANILSLSAFTHSYNAIICAETAHINVDECGAIEKQTGSKLLTVPTFDGKLSLGLIHNHMHGFDDQHHAQPKIISLTQCTELGTVYTHDELKEICDFAHAHDMYVHMDGARLANAVAYLGCTPASITKEVGIDVLSFGGTKNGMMFGEAVVFFNTTMSKEVKYIRKQLMQLHSKSRFIAAQFSAVLKDNLWLKSAAHANAMAQKLANAAEQIPSVSITQKVEANEIFAIIPREKITKLQNECFFYVWDEDAAEVRWVCSFDTTENDVIEFANLLRQELC